The nucleotide window CAATAAAAGGTTGTAAATTGCCTGCTAGATGGTCAGGACCATATATTAATACTTTTTCTGACTTTAGCTGCAGAAAGTGACAAGAAATCATTTTTTTGATAGCCGTTAAACACTAAGTTAAATTTCTCAGGTGACTAACATTATCTGGTTGCGTTGCAGTGATTGAAGTCTCCATTAAAATGACTGATGCGTGGAAAAAACTGGGCCAAGAACAGAACCTTGTGGTACTCCGCACGTCAGTGGAGCTGACTATGAAATATGATTACCCATGTAAACATAAAATCCTCTGTGAGACGTGACTTCAACCATTTAGGAGCAGTATTGTATAAGCGTTAACTCTGTTGTTTGTCAAACCACCGTCATTCTGTTTCAATAACGCTGTAGGTATTGGAAACCAATGTAACGTGACTGTAGAGTTGTAAGTAAAGCATGAGAGCAACATCCATGCAGCAGTGAGTTAACACCGTGAAGCTAAGCTAGGTTCATGCTAAACGCGTCCTATCTCACCTCCAGCGGCTCCTCTGCGTCTGTCTGCTCCTTTTTCATGTCTGATGTGTTCTCAGGTTGACGATAACTCCTGATATCTTTAGTTTGGATCCAGACCACTCTTCCTTCTTGCGCTCTCACGTGTGCACAGGGTTAGCTAAACTTGCTACCAGGACATGATTgtcctgattggtggagagcTTGCAGCGGTGAGCGGCAATTGGCTCGATGCTCATCGAGCCCGCCCGCTCGTCGACTACAGCGAGATAGGTTGCAGGAGCAGGCTGCCATATGGGCTGCGTTCaaaaagtccaaataatctcctttcctaaccactactCCTTCACTCCGATGGAAAACGACGCGAGGTCAAGTAAAGATGTTAAGGAGGAGacgtaaggagttaggaaaggagagaCACTGTGCGGAATCCGACTGCACTTACACTGTGatggttttattaaaacaactttatttatatcagGAGATCGCACAAAATGTACAGTAGTAATGCTTTCAAAACAGAATAACACGTCCTGAGAatagatgttttcagtttctaCAGTTTATAGTTTACACTCACAACTAGTGATGGCGAGATGAAGCTTCATGCAGCATTGACGCTTTCCATCCAATTGGTTCACTCATGGGCCGAAGCTTCATGGTGCTTCATTTGCTCTACTGTGCCATCAAGTGGACAATAAATGTGAAACAGGCAGAGTGATTATAATGACACCATGGCTTTGGTGTGTGAagctttgaattgaataaatgaatgaatgatgtttgtgattccaatacataaattatgaacttattaatatggtgtctgtctttatgataCAATGGCGGGGTCAaaagggaaagtggaaacaaattgggCAGAGGGTTGTGATGTGAATATGCTTGTGTTACTTGTAACATGTAACACGTAAAATAGGGACTATAgggattttattcatttttatttaaaaataacaacttttccacagtgctgggtttcaggcggtttcttttctttttgcaaacAAACGTGCAATAAAGTCCCAAGTCCACAaaatgtgaggggggggggggatccatTGCGTTTCGCTGCTCCTTATATTTCGATTCGCACGCCAAACCCGCGAACCATTTCCTGACTCAGTCACGTGGTACGGCCGGCTCGTGAGGCTTTGAACGTCACCacaaacgtcatcaacacaagcCCCGATACGCGCTTCATAAAAGTCTTCCTGGATTACTCGACACACGCTTCGAAGCCTCGACACGGACGGACACATCACTActcacaacaaaacagatttaattgaaaaagaaaataaaacaaaccggactgaaatgttgaaattatATAGTACGGTGGTTTAGTTCTGATGAtgatatttacataaatattaGGATTAAGTGCTGATGAtgatatgtatatgtatattagtatttagttctgatgttgaTAGTCCGAACTATAAGTTCAATCAGCTTGTTTTTCACTGGACAAAGAAGAAATCAGGAGCTCAGACAATCATGTGAGGATTTACATCAGTTCTGGATCGTGTCATGAGAATAAACGGTATCGAACAAGGTCCACTTTATTGTATTCAGCACTTTAGACTATGCCCATACAGTCAATATAATATTGTCAAAATCTATTCAAAATAGTAAAAAAcgaataaaatattttcacaattgtttgcttttattgttgtttttaccatTAAAATCACAATGCATCAATATGTGATGTTTGCGCAAGCTGCATTATATTAGTGGATTTATGTGCATACATTTATTCTGCACGTTATTAGGGAAGCTGTTGCAGTCTAATACAAATTAGTCTCGCAATAAGATTGCGAGACAAAGGTGCGCATGGACAAGCATCTGTTTCCCCCATAACACTGAACACTGGAGCACCACAGGGCTGTATGCTGAGCcccctcctgttctccctcttCACACGACTGAAAATCCATCTACGATTCTAACATCATAATTAAGTGTGCTGATGACACCATAGTGATAGGAAGGATCACTAAAAACATCGAGGCAGCCTACAGAgaagaggttaaaaaaaacagctgctggTTAATTTCTACAGGTGTGCCATTGAATCCAACATCACATACTGCATTACAGTGTGACACCTTGGCTATACCAGCGAGCACAAGAAGTCCCTCCCCTGCATCTTTAAAACGGTTCAGAGTTgcgaagaagaggaagaagaaaaagaaggaaaataacCGGAGTACTCTCAAGACAAGCAGAGAGTTCCGATTGCAGGGTGACCGTACAGTGTCCACTGCTCATTCGAACTTGCCGAGTCTAAACTTCCAAGTCCGCCAGTCCGTACTTCGCATACTTGCTATTGAGAAAGGCCACATATGCACTCCAGAAAAACTACACCAGTTTGGATAATCAACTTGGTTTCTTGGGATTGGGTTTTGTTTGGTCACTGTCAACAATCTCATACTGAGGAAAAATGCCGTGTCGAGGCAGGGATGAGGAATCAAGTCTTGGTATGGATTGGTATTCCTTAGACTGATGTGATGGCCCCGCCATATTGTTATAAACACAATATTCTCCTCTTTTATCCTCTACCTCCACATCCTTTTTAGCTGCTGAACAGGACAGAATGGGCGGCAATTTGCCTGCAACAGGCTTAGGAGGAAAATTtaactgctgcttttttttaagaCAAACTTTCTGTGGGGGCCGAGGAATAAGCACTTTACATTGCTTGTTATTGACAGGCCTCCTGGGGCTTGTTTCCCTGTCAGGTTGCTTTGGAGAGCTGTTTGTTTGGGCCATTGCATCACATTGCTGGTCGTCTCCTGGTCCTGTTTGTGCTGGGACCTGAACGTTGTCAGCCTcctgtgaataaaataaaatacatatattaatatACGGCAGAAGGATACAAAGAAGACCTATCAAGAGTAGCCTACCTGTTGTGCAGAAGTAGGATGAGATAATCGAGGAGTAGCAATGACAACAGGCACACCTCCTCGAGACCAGGAATCGAAGGTTGCTGGCATTGGCTCTGAGTCCTCAGTTTTAGATGCTTCCTCTGGTCCTTCTCCCTCATCCGGGCACATGATTTGTTGCTCTAAAATCTGTGTGAGGTAGTTCTTGGCCCAAGATGCGGAAAAAGGTTCTAGCTGAAAGGCAAAGATAAGCAACATCATGGTGttacatatacatgtattatGTGTGGTTGTCTTATCTCATAAAGTGGTAAAATAATGTTCATACTGAagaaaaattttaataaaacaaatttgtaCCTGTCTTTCAACGTACACCTTCAAACAGCCGTCCATGACTTTGCTCATCAGTTCATCCATAATGTCCCTCACTATCTCATCCCTTTCTTCCTTGATCAAGATATTATTCAACTGGGTGTGGGTTAAGCGACAAGGAGTAGTTTCCAGCTCCTGCGTTGGAGCTGGGGTCACTGGGACGGATGGCATCCGTTTACTCTTGCCGGCTTTGGACTTGGCTGCACAGCGGGGCATCTTGGCTTAGGGGCtgaatcaaccaaaaatttAAAGAAACTGAGAAATAACAAATGTTTGATGATAAAGAATATGATAACTTTGATGATGAACAACCAAGCAGccaaccaaacaaacaatatcAGTCTATTCTAAATCTTGAAGAAAACATCGCATGGGCCAGGATGAGTCAATGTTAAGAAGCATCTCCATCATCAAAAGGCAAAAGGTCAGATTAAAGGTTCTACGTCAAAGGCAAACCCATTCCAACAGTGTTTGAGAAAAGAAGTATGATGCAAGCCTCAAAAACTGTGAACAGGTTgacacagtagatggcggtaatgcaccttgatgttgttGGCCAACCGCCaatgaaccaaacaaagaagaagaagaaataacgGAAGCGCAATGTCAGCAGTGGCCTtttcaattcaactttattcaattcaatgtatttgtattgcGCCAAATCATGTCGTAACCTGTCAGAGGAAGAAAACCAAAACTCAAATGATcatcttttttcaaatttgatctcagttgtttttttgctgtctCCCCCCCTTTTTTCCATAGTAAAATATTATGTATTTCCTGATGGCTGATATGGCTACACGCCCTAAAGCAgactgctccttctcctcttacATCTCCTTCGTCAGTTTCCCTTTCtgttcattctcctcctcctttgtgaTCCTGCCTCATCAATGCAGGTTCCTGTAAAGACAGAGATGACATATGGTTcagtattttctctttcaaaagTCTCAATCTGAAACCTACATCTGaggcctcccactgtctcctactgttcggtgctcgggccctaacaaGAGATTCAGGCCGAGATGGAAACAGTCAGTACCCAGCAGAAACAGGAGATTCCACCCGAGTTGgaaactgtttgtttgcagcagcaacaggagagtCTAGCCGAGTTGGAAACCTTCTACAGGGTTTGTCAGGACGAAAAAGATAAGATCCAATCAGAGATTACGTTGCTTCAGTTGGAGTTAAACAAGCTCTTGGCTGAGAATAACATCTATACAGAACAGGAGAAAGAGTTACATGAATTGCATTGCCGGAAGAATAAGATGCAGTTAATGAACctaacacacaagaaaaaattGCTGCAGGGATGTCAGTGCAAGCCAGGAGACTGATTTAGATATTTCTAAATTTTCAAACCCTTTTTCCGAGTTGGAAAACGCCTTCACGCAGACTCCAACCGAAGGGCCTCAAGAACCTCCTGCGGCTGAATCCTGGGGTTTCCGTGTCAAACGGCTACTGAAAGTAGCTGCGCCTATAGGAATTACTGCAGGTGCCCTCATTGCTGTAACCATCATGGTCACTAAAAGATGGAGATGATGCCCCGCCCCCCCTGGTTCTTCCAacagtttcttccagttaatgagggacttatcttctctccacagtcgccaaagtgttTGTTCATTGTAGGAACTGTTGGGATTCTCTATTATTTTTAACTgcttctatgtaaagtgcattgagataatgtgtattatgatttggcacCA belongs to Hippoglossus stenolepis isolate QCI-W04-F060 chromosome 9, HSTE1.2, whole genome shotgun sequence and includes:
- the LOC118115187 gene encoding LOW QUALITY PROTEIN: uncharacterized protein C2orf81 homolog (The sequence of the model RefSeq protein was modified relative to this genomic sequence to represent the inferred CDS: substituted 1 base at 1 genomic stop codon) codes for the protein MPRCAAKSKAGKSKRMPSVPVTPAPTQELETTPCRLTHTQLNNILIKEERDEIVRDIMDELMSKVMDGCLKVYVERQLEPFSASWAKNYLTQILEQQIMCPDEGEGPEEASKTEDSEPMPATFDSWSRGGVPVVIATPRLSHPTSAQQEADNVQVPAQTGPGDDQQCDAMAQTNSSPKQPDRETSPRRPVNNKQSAKKDVEVEDKRGEYCVYNNMAGPSHQSKEYQSIPRLDSSSLPRHGIFPQYEIVDSDQTKPNPKKPSXLSKLV